From Bacteroidales bacterium, one genomic window encodes:
- the recO gene encoding DNA repair protein RecO: MISKSQIIILHTIKHSDTGIVVQAYSNCAGRCAFYFRAGGNKNKNIAELHPLNILDIVSYSGTGPAMPSIKEMTPVENMRSIVTDVRKNAIAIFISELLTKSIREIEPNPSLYTFLSSSILVLESLQQGIENFHLHFLAHYCKILGYMPLDDYSQSRKFFDFTQAHFSEFFDKGCCFTEQQSSLLHNILTTPVTDIDKIQCTGQERAEFLKSLLDYLSYHLGGKMEIKSLPVLHEIFA; encoded by the coding sequence ATGATTTCAAAGAGCCAGATAATAATTTTGCACACCATTAAACATTCCGATACTGGGATTGTTGTGCAGGCCTATTCAAATTGCGCGGGAAGGTGCGCTTTTTACTTCAGGGCAGGTGGAAACAAAAACAAAAACATTGCAGAGCTTCACCCTTTAAATATCTTGGATATAGTATCTTACAGCGGAACAGGTCCTGCCATGCCAAGCATAAAAGAGATGACCCCTGTTGAAAATATGCGCTCTATTGTTACAGATGTCCGCAAGAATGCAATTGCAATTTTCATCAGCGAGCTGCTTACAAAAAGCATTAGAGAAATTGAACCAAATCCAAGCTTATATACTTTTCTTTCATCCTCAATTTTAGTCCTTGAAAGTTTGCAGCAAGGCATTGAAAATTTTCATCTGCACTTCCTTGCACATTACTGTAAAATTCTGGGTTACATGCCATTAGATGACTACAGCCAATCGCGCAAATTCTTTGATTTTACCCAAGCTCACTTTTCAGAATTTTTTGATAAAGGATGTTGTTTCACAGAGCAACAGTCTTCTCTGTTGCATAATATTCTCACCACGCCTGTTACTGACATTGATAAAATTCAATGCACCGGACAAGAGCGCGCGGAATTTTTAAAGAGCCTTTTGGACTATCTTTCATACCATTTGGGCGGAAAAATGGAGATAAAATCCCTTCCCGTATTACATGAAATATTTGCTTGA
- a CDS encoding U32 family peptidase, whose amino-acid sequence MNYYMPENQIEIMAPAGNFECLMAAIQGGANSVYFGVGNLNMRSHSANNFQPEDLKKITEICREHKIKSYLTLNIVIYDSEVGDVRTALQAAKDAGVTAVIASDMAVIGMARQMGIEVHISTQLNVSNFEAVKFYSQFADVIVLARELTLQQVKEISRRIKEEKICGPGGNLVRLEMFVHGALCMSISGKCYLSLDEYGASANRGSCYQLCRRGYKVSDLETGREFNIENKYIMSPKDLCTIEFIDKIIDAGCTVFKIEGRARSAEYVKFVTSCYREAANAVLAGKYTPALAADLKSKLSGVFNRGFWDGYYMGARLGEWSTVYGNKSTRKKTYVAKITNYFSNLKVAEVLVEAGELHVGDNVLIIGPSTGCLEKTITEIRVDLKSVPAAHQGELCSIPIAEHLRRSDKIYRWE is encoded by the coding sequence ATGAATTATTACATGCCTGAAAATCAAATAGAAATAATGGCTCCTGCCGGCAACTTTGAATGCCTGATGGCGGCAATCCAAGGCGGTGCAAACTCCGTTTATTTTGGAGTGGGCAATTTGAACATGCGTTCTCATTCAGCCAATAATTTTCAGCCGGAAGACTTAAAAAAAATAACAGAAATCTGTCGGGAGCATAAAATAAAATCCTACCTGACTCTTAATATCGTCATTTATGATTCTGAGGTTGGCGATGTGCGTACGGCTCTGCAAGCTGCTAAAGATGCGGGAGTTACGGCTGTCATTGCTTCTGACATGGCAGTAATTGGGATGGCCAGGCAGATGGGTATTGAAGTGCATATTTCTACTCAGCTGAATGTTTCAAATTTTGAGGCGGTAAAGTTTTATTCTCAATTTGCAGATGTAATTGTCCTTGCGCGGGAGCTGACCTTGCAGCAAGTTAAAGAAATCAGCAGAAGGATTAAAGAGGAGAAAATTTGCGGTCCGGGAGGGAATCTTGTACGGCTGGAAATGTTTGTTCACGGAGCGCTTTGCATGTCTATCTCAGGCAAGTGCTATCTCTCTCTGGATGAGTATGGTGCATCTGCCAACAGAGGTTCTTGCTATCAGCTTTGCAGAAGAGGATATAAGGTTTCAGATTTGGAGACCGGCCGTGAGTTTAACATAGAGAATAAGTACATAATGTCTCCAAAAGATTTATGTACAATTGAGTTCATAGATAAAATTATTGATGCGGGATGTACTGTCTTTAAGATTGAGGGACGCGCCCGCAGCGCAGAATATGTAAAGTTTGTAACTTCTTGTTACAGAGAGGCTGCAAATGCCGTACTTGCAGGAAAATATACTCCCGCTTTAGCAGCTGATTTAAAGTCTAAGCTCAGCGGCGTTTTCAACCGCGGCTTCTGGGACGGTTATTACATGGGCGCGCGACTTGGAGAGTGGAGCACAGTCTACGGCAATAAATCTACACGCAAAAAAACATACGTCGCAAAAATCACAAACTACTTTTCCAACCTGAAAGTTGCAGAAGTCCTGGTGGAGGCAGGAGAACTTCATGTAGGAGATAATGTGCTGATTATAGGCCCATCTACCGGCTGCCTGGAAAAAACAATCACAGAAATCCGCGTGGATTTAAAGAGCGTTCCCGCCGCACATCAAGGAGAGCTTTGCTCCATTCCAATTGCAGAACACCTGCGGCGCTCAGACAAGATTTACCGCTGGGAGTAA
- a CDS encoding GH3 auxin-responsive promoter family protein, giving the protein MKVNEIINKFFLRAEKKLLLEIEKSKQEPFEYQHSTFNSLIHSGKETLFGIEHRFGSIKSVNDFQKNVPVSDYNGLASYVNRARSGEDYILWNQKVRWFAKSSGTSSDKSKFIPVTEDSLKFMHFKGMTSMLANYINTYPDSKLFAGRALTLGGSVKPDEMGNGSSQYGDLSAVMLKNTPAIVEFARAPKRSTALIANFNEKVERICKECSKKNITSFSGVPSWNLILLNKVLEYNKKESLLDIWPNLELFMHGGIGFEPYRELYNKIIPRDDMHYLENYNASEGYFAFQDDPAVDAMLLTVNNGVFYEFVPMEFLHEAMQGDNSHVVTLEGVKTGIDYAIIITTNGGLWRYLPEDCVKFISLFPHRIKVTGRTKMYINAFGEEMMIDNAEKALSAACKKCNCTTRAFTVAPVFMDLHKKGYHLWAIEFAKAPESITEFERTLDTELTKVNSDYEAKRAGDATMQCLKILQLKDNTFVRWMESRGKLGGQNKVPALWKDQTFISQLKELQ; this is encoded by the coding sequence ATGAAGGTTAATGAGATAATAAATAAATTCTTCCTTAGGGCGGAAAAGAAATTGCTGCTGGAGATAGAGAAGAGCAAACAAGAGCCGTTTGAATATCAGCATAGTACTTTTAATTCCCTGATACATAGCGGAAAAGAGACTTTGTTTGGAATAGAGCATAGATTTGGCAGCATTAAATCTGTCAACGATTTTCAAAAGAATGTTCCCGTTTCTGACTACAACGGTCTTGCAAGTTATGTAAACCGCGCCCGCAGCGGAGAGGACTATATACTTTGGAATCAGAAAGTTAGATGGTTTGCAAAATCCAGCGGCACAAGTTCTGACAAGAGCAAGTTCATTCCCGTTACGGAAGATTCGCTTAAGTTTATGCACTTTAAGGGGATGACTTCTATGCTTGCTAATTATATTAATACTTATCCCGACAGCAAGCTATTTGCAGGGCGCGCACTTACCCTTGGCGGCAGCGTAAAACCGGATGAAATGGGCAATGGCTCATCACAATACGGAGACCTCTCCGCAGTCATGCTTAAGAACACGCCCGCTATTGTTGAGTTTGCCCGCGCACCAAAAAGAAGCACTGCGCTTATTGCAAACTTTAATGAAAAAGTAGAGAGAATCTGCAAAGAGTGCAGCAAAAAAAATATCACAAGTTTTTCCGGAGTGCCAAGCTGGAATCTTATCCTGCTAAATAAAGTGCTGGAATACAACAAAAAAGAGAGCCTTCTGGATATATGGCCAAACCTGGAATTATTCATGCACGGCGGAATTGGATTTGAACCCTATCGGGAGCTTTATAATAAAATTATTCCGCGCGACGATATGCATTACCTGGAAAATTACAATGCGTCAGAAGGTTACTTTGCTTTCCAGGATGACCCCGCAGTAGATGCAATGCTGCTGACAGTGAACAACGGCGTATTTTATGAATTTGTTCCAATGGAATTTTTGCATGAAGCCATGCAAGGGGATAATTCTCACGTAGTTACACTGGAAGGAGTAAAAACGGGAATTGACTATGCAATTATCATTACAACCAACGGCGGACTATGGAGATACCTTCCGGAAGATTGTGTAAAATTCATCTCTTTGTTCCCGCACAGAATAAAAGTCACGGGACGTACAAAAATGTATATCAATGCATTCGGTGAGGAGATGATGATAGATAATGCGGAAAAAGCTCTCTCCGCCGCCTGCAAAAAATGCAATTGCACAACCCGGGCATTTACGGTTGCTCCGGTATTTATGGATCTTCACAAAAAAGGGTATCACCTTTGGGCAATTGAATTTGCAAAAGCTCCGGAAAGCATTACTGAATTTGAAAGGACTTTGGATACGGAGCTTACAAAAGTTAATTCAGATTATGAGGCAAAAAGAGCCGGAGATGCAACAATGCAATGCCTTAAAATACTGCAACTTAAAGACAACACTTTTGTAAGGTGGATGGAGAGCAGAGGCAAACTTGGAGGACAAAATAAAGTACCCGCTCTATGGAAAGACCAAACATTTATCAGCCAGCTTAAAGAGCTGCAATAA
- the rsgA gene encoding ribosome small subunit-dependent GTPase A, whose translation MRATVVKHTGSHYLLSKLPEWNLFPAVIKGKMRLEDLESTNPIAVGDIVEYEQADMGRDIAPDSSSDGRMCIIKEVLPRKNCIIRKSTNLSRQNHVIAANLDKVFLTVTMADPQVKPQFVDRFLVTCEAYGVPVTILINKADIYLQNGEAVGSKKIEPEERKKIKAIAENFKAIYNGAGYEVLEVSAITGLNINILEEECKNRVVLFSGQSGVGKSSLINKMDPGLDLKTAEISAAHLQGKHTTTFYQMHPLVTGGFVIDTPGIRGFGLVNFKKEELSNYFPEMLKVENNCKFAPCTHTHEPGCAVKAAVENGTISPERYYSYLAMLEEDTKYRAPED comes from the coding sequence ATGAGAGCCACCGTAGTAAAGCATACCGGCAGCCATTACCTGCTATCAAAATTACCGGAGTGGAATTTATTTCCCGCAGTCATAAAAGGTAAGATGAGGTTGGAAGATTTGGAATCTACCAATCCCATAGCAGTTGGGGATATAGTTGAATATGAGCAGGCTGATATGGGCAGAGATATAGCTCCCGACAGTTCCTCTGATGGCAGAATGTGCATCATAAAAGAGGTGCTTCCGCGCAAAAACTGCATCATCAGAAAGTCCACAAATTTGTCCAGGCAGAACCATGTTATTGCCGCCAATCTAGATAAAGTTTTTCTTACGGTTACAATGGCTGACCCTCAGGTAAAGCCGCAATTTGTTGATAGGTTTTTGGTTACATGTGAGGCTTATGGAGTTCCCGTTACAATCTTGATAAACAAGGCAGATATTTATTTACAAAATGGAGAAGCTGTCGGGAGTAAAAAAATAGAGCCTGAAGAGAGAAAAAAGATAAAGGCAATTGCGGAAAATTTTAAAGCCATATATAATGGGGCGGGGTATGAAGTGCTGGAGGTCTCTGCAATTACCGGATTGAATATCAATATATTGGAGGAGGAGTGCAAAAACAGGGTGGTGCTTTTCAGCGGCCAGAGCGGAGTTGGAAAATCTTCTTTGATAAATAAAATGGACCCGGGACTTGATTTAAAAACTGCAGAAATTTCTGCTGCGCATCTCCAGGGAAAACATACTACCACTTTTTATCAAATGCATCCTCTTGTAACGGGAGGGTTTGTGATAGATACCCCCGGTATCAGAGGTTTTGGTCTTGTCAATTTTAAGAAAGAGGAGCTGAGCAATTATTTTCCGGAGATGCTTAAAGTGGAAAATAATTGTAAGTTTGCCCCGTGCACTCATACTCATGAACCCGGCTGCGCTGTGAAAGCGGCTGTTGAAAATGGAACAATTTCTCCGGAAAGATACTACTCATATCTTGCTATGCTGGAGGAAGATACAAAGTATAGAGCACCGGAGGACTAA
- a CDS encoding S41 family peptidase, protein MNKIISRIISVAMVVLLLPAALFPAKNGAAAQSKNFKLSQGLEVEYNILKQLSTDYVDTINFGKLLNTGIDAMLNSIDPYTEYIPDENQEEIDLITTASYGGIGAVIRKIDSLGIEIEQVYEGSPAVTYNLEPGDLILKIDGADVKPLSSNECSKRMKGTPGTDVKFLVRKGRTGETKELLVKRDRVHVSDVSYSGLLQDSTGRMTKDGYIKIDGFSMGGGEDVRKAVVSLKGKGAKRIILDLRGNGGGLMDEAVNILSIFLPKGTEVVSAKGRAESANFTAKTKEEPVDTQIPVMVLVNSASASSSEIVTGAMQDLDRGTIIGTRTFGKGLVQSFRPVGYDGRIKLTTSKYYTPSGRCIQVLDYSHRNADGSAGTVPDSLKKAFKTKNGRTVYDGGGITPDIEVKGENYSRPAYSLVLSGIMEEYAVDYYKKHNSIAAPDKFSLTSAEYADFVKFASKKKFDERSGAEVLLDQMIEEAKKDDMYNANKSEYDALTKKLKLTKEQTLNLKMQEIKPLLEEEIVQKYYYIPGRVRSIIRNDEQLRKAVAKWK, encoded by the coding sequence ATGAATAAAATTATTAGCAGAATTATTTCTGTCGCGATGGTTGTTCTTTTGTTGCCGGCAGCTCTGTTCCCTGCAAAAAATGGCGCAGCAGCTCAGAGCAAAAATTTTAAGCTATCGCAAGGTCTTGAGGTTGAATATAATATACTAAAGCAGCTCTCTACTGATTATGTGGATACTATTAATTTTGGCAAGCTGCTCAACACGGGAATTGATGCAATGCTGAATTCCATAGACCCTTACACAGAATATATTCCGGATGAAAACCAGGAGGAGATAGATTTAATTACTACAGCTTCATACGGAGGAATTGGCGCGGTTATCAGAAAGATTGATTCTCTGGGAATTGAGATTGAACAAGTTTATGAGGGTTCTCCTGCTGTTACTTACAATTTGGAGCCAGGTGACTTGATTTTAAAAATAGATGGTGCAGATGTAAAACCTTTGTCATCAAATGAATGCAGTAAAAGGATGAAGGGAACTCCGGGCACTGATGTTAAGTTTTTGGTTAGGAAGGGACGCACGGGAGAGACAAAAGAACTTCTGGTAAAGAGAGACAGAGTGCATGTTTCCGATGTCTCCTATAGCGGGCTTCTGCAAGATTCAACCGGCAGAATGACAAAAGATGGTTATATAAAAATTGACGGATTCAGCATGGGAGGAGGAGAAGACGTTAGAAAAGCTGTCGTGAGTCTAAAAGGAAAGGGAGCAAAGCGTATCATACTGGATTTGAGGGGAAACGGCGGCGGTCTTATGGATGAGGCCGTGAATATTCTCTCTATCTTTTTGCCAAAAGGGACAGAGGTTGTCTCGGCCAAAGGAAGAGCGGAGAGCGCAAACTTTACTGCAAAGACAAAAGAAGAACCTGTTGATACCCAGATACCTGTAATGGTGCTTGTAAATTCCGCATCGGCATCTTCTTCAGAAATTGTAACCGGAGCAATGCAGGATTTGGACCGCGGAACAATTATTGGGACACGTACTTTTGGAAAAGGACTTGTACAGTCTTTCAGACCGGTTGGCTATGACGGCAGGATAAAACTCACTACATCAAAATATTACACTCCAAGCGGCAGATGCATTCAAGTGCTGGATTATTCTCACAGGAATGCGGACGGCAGCGCGGGCACTGTTCCGGACTCTCTTAAAAAAGCGTTTAAGACAAAAAACGGACGCACTGTTTATGATGGTGGCGGAATAACTCCGGACATAGAAGTAAAGGGAGAAAACTATAGTCGCCCTGCTTATTCATTGGTGCTGAGCGGAATAATGGAAGAGTATGCAGTTGATTATTATAAAAAGCATAACTCTATTGCAGCTCCCGATAAATTTTCTTTGACTTCTGCAGAGTATGCGGACTTTGTGAAATTTGCCTCCAAGAAAAAATTTGATGAGCGTTCAGGCGCAGAAGTTTTGCTGGACCAGATGATAGAAGAGGCCAAAAAAGATGACATGTACAATGCCAATAAATCTGAATATGACGCCCTGACTAAAAAACTTAAACTGACCAAAGAACAAACGCTCAACCTTAAAATGCAGGAAATCAAACCGTTGCTGGAAGAAGAAATAGTTCAGAAATACTACTACATCCCCGGCCGCGTCCGCTCCATCATCCGCAATGATGAACAGCTTCGCAAGGCGGTTGCCAAATGGAAATAA
- a CDS encoding DUF4254 domain-containing protein, with protein sequence MSFTEKCNEIFNRCINNYHKTNDVDAPIQNPYEERSIEYFLYLKNWIDTVQWHLEDIIRDPQINPAEALKLKRRIDKSNQDRTDLVEMIDSWFLDKYKNIKPLSGATINTETPAWAVDRLSILALKIYHMHEEATRGDASKEHKEKCQEKLEVLLVQQKDLGTAINQLLADIEAGRKYMKVYKQMKMYNDPSTNPVLYGGGKK encoded by the coding sequence ATGAGTTTTACAGAAAAGTGCAACGAGATATTTAACAGGTGCATAAACAACTATCACAAAACCAATGATGTAGATGCGCCCATCCAAAACCCTTATGAAGAGAGAAGCATAGAATATTTTCTATACCTGAAGAATTGGATAGATACCGTTCAGTGGCATTTGGAAGATATTATCAGAGACCCGCAGATAAATCCGGCGGAAGCCCTCAAGCTCAAAAGGCGCATAGATAAGTCCAACCAGGACCGCACAGATTTAGTGGAGATGATAGACAGCTGGTTCCTAGATAAATACAAAAACATTAAACCTCTGTCGGGAGCTACAATAAATACGGAAACTCCGGCATGGGCAGTTGACCGTTTGTCTATTCTTGCGCTTAAGATTTATCATATGCATGAGGAGGCAACAAGAGGAGATGCAAGCAAGGAGCATAAAGAGAAATGCCAGGAGAAGCTGGAGGTGCTGCTTGTTCAGCAAAAAGACCTGGGCACAGCTATAAATCAGCTGCTTGCAGATATTGAGGCCGGTCGCAAATATATGAAAGTATATAAGCAGATGAAGATGTACAATGACCCGTCCACCAATCCTGTTTTGTACGGAGGCGGCAAAAAATAA
- the rdgB gene encoding RdgB/HAM1 family non-canonical purine NTP pyrophosphatase — translation MQMVFATGNPNKLREAAEILGKEFTLIMPKQLGYEGDIPETGNTVEANSREKAQLIWNMFHKTCFADDTALEVKALNGAPGVYSARYAGESKDSNANIAKLLDALAKVAASGKAKKCRDRSARFRTVVTLIHQGTVYSFEGILNGTIAESPSGEGGFGYDPVFIPEGCSCSLAEVTEEHKNNISHRGIAMRKLANFAGSLLQE, via the coding sequence ATGCAAATGGTATTTGCTACCGGAAATCCCAACAAATTAAGGGAAGCGGCAGAAATACTAGGCAAAGAGTTTACACTTATTATGCCAAAACAGCTGGGATATGAGGGAGATATTCCGGAAACGGGAAATACTGTGGAGGCCAATTCCAGGGAGAAAGCTCAGCTAATATGGAATATGTTCCACAAGACTTGTTTTGCAGATGATACGGCACTGGAAGTTAAAGCTTTAAATGGCGCACCGGGGGTGTATTCAGCAAGGTACGCCGGAGAGTCCAAAGACTCCAACGCAAACATTGCAAAACTGCTGGATGCGCTGGCAAAAGTTGCGGCAAGCGGCAAGGCAAAAAAATGCAGAGACCGCAGCGCAAGATTCAGAACTGTCGTGACCTTAATACATCAAGGGACCGTTTACTCTTTTGAGGGAATTCTAAACGGGACAATTGCCGAGAGTCCGAGCGGCGAGGGCGGTTTTGGATATGACCCTGTTTTTATTCCGGAAGGATGCTCATGCTCGCTTGCGGAAGTGACTGAAGAACACAAGAATAACATCTCACATAGAGGCATTGCAATGCGCAAGCTTGCCAATTTTGCAGGGAGTCTGCTGCAAGAATAA
- a CDS encoding glycosyltransferase family 9 protein — translation MRSVKERHILVIRLSALGDVAIAAPLVKEYARQNPAAKFYMLSQPRYEPMFSGVENLFFVPIDTKRNSPAYCGGPRQLMRFANDTVKKYGITDVADIHNVLRTKIMRFAMWGHRVKCRVINKRFGQKRGLIRKNNKILKPLTASQRCMEEVLVSLGFTDIHFTSAGRPIEERLHLSTDVCKIGIAPFAGHAGKTWPLEKMEEVVRILSGSKKYDNENCSGDNTCKNRILLFGGGEKEVALLNNWAAKYPNTEVVAGKHTMVEELELMKNLNVMVSMDSANMHLASLEGTPVVSIWGATHPYAGYYGYRQNVNYAVQVDLPCRPCSIYGAKPCYKGNYECLEKVAPSMVVEKVEAVLKSGEKKS, via the coding sequence ATGAGGTCCGTTAAGGAGAGACATATTTTAGTTATAAGGCTGTCAGCCCTTGGAGATGTGGCAATTGCAGCACCTCTTGTAAAGGAGTATGCTCGTCAAAATCCTGCAGCAAAATTTTACATGCTATCCCAGCCCCGCTATGAGCCAATGTTCAGCGGAGTGGAAAATTTGTTTTTTGTCCCGATAGATACTAAAAGAAATTCTCCCGCATATTGCGGAGGACCGCGGCAGCTTATGAGATTTGCAAATGATACTGTAAAAAAATACGGCATCACTGACGTGGCTGATATTCATAATGTTCTGCGAACAAAAATTATGCGCTTTGCAATGTGGGGACACAGAGTAAAATGTCGCGTAATTAATAAACGCTTTGGACAAAAGCGCGGACTGATTAGGAAGAACAACAAGATTCTTAAACCACTTACCGCTAGCCAAAGATGCATGGAGGAAGTTCTTGTTTCACTGGGATTTACTGATATTCATTTCACCTCCGCCGGCAGACCTATTGAAGAACGGCTGCACCTTTCAACTGATGTTTGTAAAATTGGGATTGCTCCTTTTGCAGGACATGCCGGAAAAACTTGGCCGCTGGAGAAGATGGAAGAAGTTGTGAGAATTTTAAGCGGAAGTAAAAAATACGATAATGAGAATTGCAGTGGAGATAATACCTGTAAAAATAGAATTTTGCTGTTTGGAGGAGGAGAAAAAGAGGTTGCGCTATTAAATAACTGGGCCGCAAAATATCCTAATACAGAAGTTGTTGCAGGAAAGCATACAATGGTGGAAGAGCTTGAGCTGATGAAGAATCTTAACGTTATGGTAAGCATGGATTCCGCAAATATGCACCTTGCATCTTTGGAGGGAACTCCCGTTGTTTCAATATGGGGAGCTACTCATCCTTATGCAGGCTATTACGGTTACAGACAGAATGTTAATTATGCAGTACAAGTAGATTTACCTTGCAGGCCATGCTCTATATATGGTGCAAAACCCTGCTATAAAGGTAATTATGAGTGTCTGGAAAAAGTTGCTCCGTCAATGGTGGTAGAAAAGGTTGAGGCCGTTTTAAAGAGCGGAGAGAAAAAATCATAA
- a CDS encoding polyprenyl synthetase family protein: MKTLAQLNSIIDKAIAKLDWEKEPLRLYKPLEYMLSIGGKRLRPRFCITTYNLFNDKIDKSIILPALSLEVFHSFTLIHDDIMDKADLRRGQKTVYKKWNSDIAILSGDAMCIASYSLLANAPWGKLHSALELFSQTAMQVCEGQQYDMDFEFISSIKMEDYMKMIGLKTGVLIACSAKLGALLAGAPAHICNGLYKFGYQLGLAFQIQDDYLDSFGDEKIFGKKIGGDILNNKKTWLLINSCNVANQKQKKELHKLLAMNESMGKEKIVKVRQFIEMLGVKKNAEEAIAENYNKALSTLKKLKLTKAQEEQMTKYANTLITRIK, from the coding sequence ATGAAAACATTAGCGCAGCTCAATTCTATTATAGATAAGGCAATTGCAAAACTTGATTGGGAAAAAGAACCCCTGCGTCTGTACAAGCCGCTGGAGTATATGTTATCCATAGGAGGCAAGAGATTGCGTCCAAGGTTTTGCATTACAACTTACAACCTTTTTAATGACAAGATTGACAAATCCATAATTTTGCCCGCACTTTCCTTGGAGGTATTTCATAGTTTCACCCTTATTCATGATGATATCATGGACAAGGCGGACCTAAGGAGGGGACAAAAGACCGTCTATAAAAAATGGAACAGCGATATTGCAATTCTCTCCGGAGATGCAATGTGCATAGCTTCATATTCTTTGCTTGCAAATGCTCCATGGGGGAAATTACATTCGGCATTGGAGCTGTTTTCCCAGACCGCAATGCAGGTATGTGAAGGTCAGCAATATGATATGGATTTTGAATTCATATCCTCTATCAAAATGGAGGATTATATGAAAATGATAGGTCTTAAAACGGGAGTCCTTATTGCCTGCTCTGCAAAACTTGGAGCTTTGCTGGCCGGTGCTCCTGCTCATATCTGCAATGGGCTGTATAAGTTTGGTTATCAGCTTGGCCTGGCATTCCAAATCCAAGATGATTATTTGGATTCTTTTGGAGACGAGAAGATTTTTGGAAAGAAAATTGGGGGAGATATTTTAAACAACAAGAAGACATGGCTGCTGATTAATAGCTGTAATGTGGCCAATCAAAAGCAGAAAAAAGAGCTGCATAAGCTTTTGGCAATGAATGAATCAATGGGCAAAGAGAAGATTGTCAAAGTAAGACAATTCATTGAAATGCTTGGAGTTAAGAAAAATGCGGAAGAAGCCATCGCTGAGAATTACAACAAAGCTCTCTCTACTCTTAAGAAGCTAAAGCTGACAAAAGCTCAGGAAGAGCAAATGACAAAATATGCTAATACCTTAATTACCAGAATAAAATAA